The following is a genomic window from Segatella copri.
CAAAGATCTTCCATATGTGTGAAGGTACGCTTAACATCTCCTCCTCCATAGAGAGTAATATCGTTACCAGATTTGGCTTGCTTGATAAAGAATCCTACCGTTCCAAAACTATAATCAGTAGATAGAAGGTTACCATAAGGTATGCAAATTCTAAACACGGTATAAGGTATATCAAAGCTAGCCTTGTATGCCTGCAATATACCTTCACAAGCCAATTTATTAACAGCATAAATAGTCTTGGTCTCCTTCTCATCATCCTCCTTTAAAGGTTTATCTACACCTTTATAAACAAGACGCGTAGATGGGTATATAATTTTAGGACGATAAGGTGAAGACTTTATTGCATTCAAAAGATTGAGAAGTCCAAGTTCATTGATAGAATTGTATAACTCATACTTCTCAAAGCCTGCATACGTTCCTGTTAAACCGGCAAAATCAAAAATGTAATCGACATTTAAATCTATGTTATTTACTGAATTCTTATCCGTTAAATCAACTTGTCTATAATTAACATCGACAAAATCATGAATATCATAACACATAGGAGAAACGCCCTTGCACTTTAAATAATAATTCAAGTGTTTGCCAATATATCCGTTAGCACCTAAAATTGCACATTTTTTCATACTCGTAATTTCGATAATTTTTCCTCAACTAATCCATTTGTAAAACACTCTATCAAAGTAGGATTTCCATTTTTATCAAAATGAATATTTCCTGTTTTATATTTAAGTTTAATAAATGGAAACTTAACTATCTCTTGAATAAAATCTTCATCATAAACATTTTCCAGTTTAGGCAAAAAGGAAAACATATCCGGATTGTCATCAGAAACTTTCTGAATTTCACTGATGAATGGTTTCCAATAAGAATAAGCTAAATATGTTAAATAATCAACTAGAAAATAGTCAATAATTACTTTATGACTTTTCCAATATTTATTATAGTATCTCAACATATATTCTGCAAAGAAATGTCCTTTAGGCATATAAACCAATATTCCACTCCAACGATAATGTGATATACAAGGAATTATTTTTTCAGGTTGTCGATAAGTCCAATACTTATCTAATGCTTTTATCATCAATGGTCTAGTTGCGTAAACAGAAGAATCTATCCACAAACCACCATGCTTGTGTAAAATTGCGAATCGAAGATAATCACATAAATGAGTTAAAGACATTTCTCTATTATTAACTCTTTCCTCTATATATGAAGGTAAAGCCAAATATGAGTTATAATTATATTTTGTAAGAACAACAACTTTCCAACCAGGAGAATTTCGTTTAATGCTATTGATACAACATTTTATCTCTGCAGGAAAAGACTCCTCACCTTGCCACCACATCATCCAAATATTGTTAGCAGGATTATATGCCGATTTCACACTAATCTCGTCCATTGTTTCAAGTGCAGACTTTTTGATTCTTTGCAAAATCAGTTTGTGTTTCAAATTCAAGATATAGTTGTAAAACTTTGATTTATTGCTAATTTTTCTAAAAATAGCACTTACAACAAATAGCGAAACACCATAGCTGTTAATGTAACGAATAATCTTTCTCATTATCACGATATTTTAAGAAACTCATCAATATAAACGGAATTACAGAATATTCTGCATAGGAAATTGTTGCACCAGAAAATGATGTATAAAAATACACAAACAACAGACAGAATAAACTAAATACATATTCATTATATTTTCTATATTTATAAGATAGCCAAATCATAACACCCCATATCCAAATATAGATGGACATACCTAGCAAACCTAATTTACAGATTAAATTACCATAGGCAATATCAGGAGTAGATAACTGTAAAATAGAACCAGTTTCACGATCACGTAATCCTATTCTAAAATTATACATTCTGTTCACTAAGATTGTTTGCTGATCGCTCAATAAACCCATTCCAAAAATTTGCTCTCCAAAAGGACGTTCCATCAAATAAGCAAATCGTTCATAAACCAATGCAAATCTGAAAACCATAGTTCCACCTTGTCCTTCGTAATGAGTGAAATCACCATTCAATATGCTAGTTACATCCGAAGAAGAATTATTCTTATCATCTCCTTGAAAACGTTCCATAACGAGCGGTAAAAACGGTATGAGACATATAGCTCCAATAACTCCATATCGCATAGTCTTTCGTATTTGACCTTTCATTAACAATGATAGTACTATAACAAAGAGAATAGAAGCAATAAGGGTGCGTCCTTGAGTACAAACTAAAGCTATAAGTAAAATGGCAAGTGAGAAATACTTATGATACTTAGACATTGAATCATAGCAAAACAACAGTAAGAATATAGAAACTTCCAAAGCAGGCGGATAGTTATAATATCTCAAAGTACCATCTATACTATCAGTACTCAACTGAGACTCACTATCAGGCAACACAGGTAATCCAAACAGAGATTCAAGAATATACAAAAAGCCCGTTACTATAGATATCAACAATATCTTATCAATAACCCATTTTGCATCCTTGAACGAAAGCTTGCGTATAAAATAAAAGGAAAATATTATAAAATATCGTCGCGAGCCTTGTATCAATTGATAAAAATCTAAATTATAATGTACTACAGAGTAAAAAATACTCAAAACCATAAAAATAAAAAAGCATTTCATTGCTCTATCTAATTGTCGATTCTGTACCATTGGCAGTTTTTTTTCTTTAAACATTGAGTAAAAGAAGATAAAGATGAAATAGATTAAAGCTGCATCTTGATTCTTTAACCCCATGATATTATCTGTCAAAACAACAAAACCACGGTAAGAAAAACAAGCAAAGAGAAGTATACTCCATTTTTTATTGCCATTTATGTACAATACTATAGCAAGTATAGTTAACAAAATTCCTATCATAAAATATCAATTTAAGTTTTAAGTCTCTTAAAATGAAACTTGTATATAATTCCTATAAAAACTACATTTAAGAATATATATATCATGAGTCTATAAGGATTATGAACATATACAAGGTCAAGAAACAATTGTGTAAAAACATTAGTCAAATATATCATTAATGACTCTGCACCCATGAATTCTAAGAAATGAACTATTTTAATAGTCAAAAACTTTTTTAACCACCAACATATAATAATAAACACCGGCATATAAAGTGAAGTCAAAAAGAACGAAGTAACATAAAATATATTTAATATATTCATTAATAATAAAAATATTCCTAGACAGACCATTACTGTGATAAGCCAGCTAAAATTTCTCAAAGAATTATATGTGGGGGGGTACTGCTTTTATACATAACTATTCCTAAATAGAATACCGGTATTCTAGCCAAAAAGCAAATATATTTCCACTCAATTTCATTTATATTGTAAAAAGTAAAAAATAAACTTGCACTTATGAGCAATACTATAAAAGTTCTAAAAGACACTAGAGGATAGATCAATGGGAAAGATAAATAGAAAATTACTAACGCTGCCAGATACCAATCAATAAACCAACCTCCAATATTATAATATGACAACGTAGTTATATTACAAAACAAGTCCCATATACTAATATTTTTATTACCTAAAGTTACCCCTAAGATAGTAGCAACAATAGCATATACAATATATTTTGGCATAATCCTTTTTAATCTTCTTAACCAAAATGACCATATAGAATTTTTCTTGTAAGAAAAACACA
Proteins encoded in this region:
- a CDS encoding NAD-dependent epimerase/dehydratase family protein, with amino-acid sequence MKKCAILGANGYIGKHLNYYLKCKGVSPMCYDIHDFVDVNYRQVDLTDKNSVNNIDLNVDYIFDFAGLTGTYAGFEKYELYNSINELGLLNLLNAIKSSPYRPKIIYPSTRLVYKGVDKPLKEDDEKETKTIYAVNKLACEGILQAYKASFDIPYTVFRICIPYGNLLSTDYSFGTVGFFIKQAKSGNDITLYGGGDVKRTFTHMEDLCYQIVEGAFNPNSNGEIYNIGGETLSLKEAAEIIAEKYDSKVVSVPWPERDLRIESGHTYFDDAKIRSLIKINRYKRVIDFSKDI
- a CDS encoding capsular polysaccharide synthesis protein — encoded protein: MRKIIRYINSYGVSLFVVSAIFRKISNKSKFYNYILNLKHKLILQRIKKSALETMDEISVKSAYNPANNIWMMWWQGEESFPAEIKCCINSIKRNSPGWKVVVLTKYNYNSYLALPSYIEERVNNREMSLTHLCDYLRFAILHKHGGLWIDSSVYATRPLMIKALDKYWTYRQPEKIIPCISHYRWSGILVYMPKGHFFAEYMLRYYNKYWKSHKVIIDYFLVDYLTYLAYSYWKPFISEIQKVSDDNPDMFSFLPKLENVYDEDFIQEIVKFPFIKLKYKTGNIHFDKNGNPTLIECFTNGLVEEKLSKLRV
- a CDS encoding acyltransferase family protein, yielding MCEKYNSSAVKCIDSFNKNRSFLMGVSMLAVLLFHAYIAWGGLFIFKYGFIGVDSFLFLSGYGLCFSYKKNSIWSFWLRRLKRIMPKYIVYAIVATILGVTLGNKNISIWDLFCNITTLSYYNIGGWFIDWYLAALVIFYLSFPLIYPLVSFRTFIVLLISASLFFTFYNINEIEWKYICFLARIPVFYLGIVMYKSSTPPHIIL